The window CGCTCCCTGAGTGGTGAACCGCTTCCAGAAGAGGCTGTAGAGGATCGTCGGGAGGTTCGCGGAGGCGGCGACCGCGAAGGCCAGCGCGACCAGGCCGGCCACGTTCAGGTCGCGGGCCAGGGCGCCGAGCGCGATGGAGACGATGCCGATGCCGACGGTCGCCCAGCGGGCGGCGCTGACCTCCTCCTTCTCGGTGGCCTCGCCCTTCCTGATGACGTTGGCGTAGATGTCGTGAGCGAAGGACGACGAGGACGCGAGCGTCAGACCCGCGACCACCGCGAGGATCGTCGCGAAGGCGACCGCGGAGATGGTGGCGAGCAGGATGGCGCCCCAGTTGGAGTCGACGCCGCCCAGATGCAGCGCGAGCAGCGGGGCCGCCGTATTGCCTGCCTTGTTGGAGGCGGTGATCTCCTCCTGGCTGATCAGCGCGGCGGCGCCGAAGCCGAGCGCGAGGGTCATCAGGTAGAAGGAGCCGATCAGGCCGATCGCCCAGATCACGGACTTACGGGCGGCCTTCGCGGTGGGCACGGTGTAGAAGCGGATCAGGATGTGCGGCAGACCGGCGGTGCCCAGGATCAGCGCGATGCCGAGCGAGATGAAGTCCAGCTTGCTGGTGCCGGTGGCGCCGTACTTCAGGCCGGGCTCCAGGAAGGCGGTGCCCTTGCCGCTCTGGTCGGCGGCGGCGCCGAGCAGGTCGGAGACGTTGAAGTCGAACTTCAGCAGGACCAGGAAGGTCAGCAGCAGGGCGCCGGTCATCAGCAGCACGGCCTTGACCATCTGGACCCAGGTGGTGCCCTTCATGCCGCCGATGGTGACGTACATGATCATCAGGACGCCGACCAGGGCGACGATGACGATCTTGCCGGCGTCGCTGGTGATGCCCATCAGCAGGGAGACCAGGACGCCCGCGCCGGCCATCTGCGCCAGCAGGTAGAAGATCGACACGACGATCGTGGAGGTACCGGCCGCCGTGCGGACCGGACGCTGGCGCATCCGGTAGGCGAGGACGTCGCCCATCGTGTAGCGGCCGGAGTTGCGCAGCGGCTCGGCGACCAGCAGCAGGGCGATGAGCCAGGCGACCAGGAAGCCGATGGAGTACAGGAATCCGTCGTAACCGAACAGGGCGATGGCGCCCGCGATACCGAGGAAGGACGCGGCGGACATGTAGTCGCCGGAGACGGCGAGGCCGTTCTGGAAGCCGGTGAACTGGCGGCCGCCCGCGTAGAAGTCGTTGGCGTCCTTGGTCTGACGGCCCGCCCACACGGTGATGACGAGGGTCGCGACGACGAAGACCGCGAACAGGCTGATGATCAGCGTGCGGTGCTCGCTCGCCGGGTCGGCCGCAAGAAACATCTGCGCGGTGCTCATGCGCCGCCCTCCATCCGGGACTTGATCGCATCAGCCTTGGGGTCGAGCTTGGCGGCGGCGTGCCGCGCGTACCACCAGGCGATGAGGAACGTGGTGACGAACTGGGCGAGGCCGAGGGCCAGGGCCACATTGATGTTGCCGAACAGCTTGGTGCCCATGAAATCGCCGGCGTAGATCGACAGCAGGACGTACAGCAGGTACCAGACGATGAAGCCGACGGTCAGCGGAAAGGCGAAGGAGCGGTAGGAGCGGCGCAGTTCACCGAACTCCGCGCTCTCCTGCACCTCGGTGAACTCCTCGGTGGTGGGGAGTCGGTGTTGCTGTTTCGAGGGGGGCGGTGCGTCGGTAGCCACGGAGTCTCCTCGCGTTGCGGGCGCTGTTGCGACAGTTGACGGGGACGGGTTCGGTACGGACATTGACGGCTCTGTTCCTAGCGGTTGCAGGGGGCTCGATCGTGCTCGTGCCCCCTGTCCAACGTCACGGCGCCACGCGAGGACCGGTTCAACCCCGGGGACTTCTTTCCGAACTCACCCGCGGTAAGTCATTGCTGGCCAGCGAGACGGGGAGATAGCTTCGCCCTGCACGCCCGTCATGTACCTGCCCGAGCACCACCTGTGCCTCGGGCAGGTTTCGTTTCCGGATGATGTGGAGATCCCATGGCTCATCTGCCTTCCAGACGCCGGCTCGCCCTGGCCGTCCCCGTGGTGCTGTCGCTGACGGCCTCGCTCGGCTTCCTGCCGACGGCCGCGACGGCCGCCCCGCCCGCGCAGACCACCGCGCAGGCCGCGGACGCGCCGAACCTGGCGTACGTCGTGAACACCTCGACGGACCGCCGGACCATCGAGTCGGTGAAGAAGGCCGTCGCCACGGCCGGGGGAACCGTCGTGGCGTCGTACGACAAGATCGGGGTGATCGTCGCCCACTCGGCCAACCCGGACTTCGGCAAGCAGCTGCGCGCCGTGCGCGGGGTCCAGTCGGCGGGTGCGACGCGTACCGCGCCGCTGACCGCCGCGGGCACCACGGACCAGGGTGCCGCGGAGTTCCTGACGGACGCTCAGGCCGCGAAGGCCGCGAGCGCCGCTGCCCCCGACAGCGAGCCCCTCGAGGCCGACCAGTGGGACCTGCGCGCGATCGGTGCCGACGAGGCCGCGAAGATCAACCCCGGTAGCAGCAAGGTGACCGTCGCCGTGATCGACACCGGCGTCGACGACACCCACCCGGACCTTGCGCCGAACTTCTCCAAGTCCCAGTCCGCCAACTGCGTCGGCGGGGTCGCGGACACCAGTGAGGGCGCCTGGCGGCCGTACACCGCGGACGACTACCACGGCACGCATGTCGCTGGCGAGATCGCCGCGGCCCGCAACGGCATCGGCGTCGCGGGGGTGGCCCCGGGCGTCAAGGTCTCCGGCATCAAGGTGAGCGACCCGGACAACGGCCTCTTCTACCCGGAGAGCGTCGTGTGCGCCTTCGTGTTCGCCGCCGACCACGGCGTCGAGATCACGAACAACAGCTACTACGTGGACCCGTGGCTGTACAACTGCATGGACGACCCGGACCAGCGGGCGATCGTCGACGCGGTCAACCGGGCGCAGCTGTATGCGCAGAAGAAGGGCACGCTCCACCTGGCCTCGGCGGGCAACTCCAACCACGACCTGGACTCGGACGCGATCGTCGACGACTCCAGCCCCGACGACTCCACGCCGGTGGAGCGCACGATCGACCCGCACGAGTGCTTCGACGTGCCCACCCAGCTGCCGGGGATCGTCACCGTCAGCGCGACGGGCGTGCAGAACCTCAAGTCGTACTACTCCTCGTACGGCAAGGGTGTCGTCGATGTCGCGGCGCCGGGCGGCGACCGGCTGTACCAGATACCCGACACGCCCTCGAAGAACGGCCGCATCCTGTCGACCATGCCGAACGGGCAGTACGCCTTCCTGCAGGGCACCTCGATGGCCTCGCCGCACGCTGCCGGTGTGGCCGCGCTGCTGAAGTCCAAGCACCCGTGGGCGACCGGCGCCCAGCTCCAGGCGATGCTCAAGGCGCAGGCGGACAACCCGGGCTGCCCCGAGTCCTACGACCAGAACGGCGACGGCACGCAGGACGCGGTGTGCGAGGGCGGCACGCGCGTGAACGGCTTCTACGGATTCGGCATCGTCAACGCGCTGCGCGCGGTCAAGTGACCCACTGACGGGAGAGACTGACACCATGACAGCGCACTTTTCGCGCTCTCGCCGTGCGCTGGCCGTCCCCGCCGGGATGGCCATGGCGACGGCCCTCGCCCTGCTGCCGAATGTGTCGGCGGCGGCCGAGGCGGACGCGACCTCGCTCAGCTATGTCGTCAACGTCCAGCCCGGGCACGGCCCTTCACCTCGAGTGGAGCGGGCCATCACCGAGGCCGGCGGCACGATCGTCACCTCGTACGACCAGATCGGCGTGATCGTCGTCCACTCGGCGAACCCCGACTTCGCCAAGGCGCTGCGCACGGTGCCCGGGGTGGCCTCGGCCGGCAACACCCGGAACGCGCCGCTGCCCGCGCAGTCGACGACGGAGGTCGGCACGCCGAAGGTGCTCAGTGCCGCGGAGGCGGCGGCCGTCGAAGCCGCCGACGGACAGGACCCCTTGCAGCCCCTCCAGTGGGACCTGCCCGCGATCAAGGCGGACAAGGCGCACGAGACGTCGCTGGGCAGCCGGGACGTCACCGTCGCGGTGATCGACACCGGCGTCGACGACACCCACCCCGACCTCGCGCCCAACTTCGACCGCGACGCGTCGGTCAACTGTGTGACGGGCAAGCCGGACACCGCCGACGGCGCCTGGCGGCCTGGGCCGACGGAGAGCGCGCACGGCACGCACGTGGCCGGTGAGATCGCCGCCGCCAAGAACGGCGTCGGCATGACCGGGGTCGCGCCCGGCGTGAAGGTCTCCGGCATCAAGGTGTCGACGACCGCCGGGTACTTCTACACGGAGGCCGTGGTGTGCGGCTTCGTGTGGGCGGCCGAGCACGGCGTCGATGTGACGAACAACAGCTATTACACCGACCCCTGGTACTTCAACTGCAAGAACGACCCGGACCAGAGGGCGCTCGTCGACGCCATCACACGGGCGTCGCGGTACGCGGAGAAGAAGGGCGCGGTCAACGTCGCGGCGGCCGGGAACGAGAACTACGACCTCGCGGCCGACGAGATCACCGACCCGGTGTCCCCGAACGACGGCACGCCGTCGGACCGGGTCGTCGACCCGTCCAAGTGCCTGGACATCCCGACCCAGTTGCCGGGTGTCGTGACGGTGGCGGCGACCGGTGCGAAGGGCATCAAGTCGTCCTTCTCCAACCACGGTCTCGGCGTGATCGACATCGCCGCACCCGGCGGCGACTCGACCCGCTTCCAGACCCCGGCCCCGCCGGCCACCAGCGGCCTGATCCTGGGCACACTCCCCGGCGGCCGCTGGGGCTACATGGCCGGTACGTCCATGGCCTCCCCGCACGTCGCGGGCGTCGCCGCCCTGATCAAGTCGACGCATCCGTACCTCCCGCCGACCGCGGTCAAGGCCCTGCTGTACGCACAGGCCGACGCCACGGCGTGCACGGACCCGTACGACATCGACGGCGACGGCAAGGTCGACGCGGTGTGCGAGGGCTCGAAGAACCTCAACGGGTTCTATGGGTGGGGTACGGCGGACGCATTGGACGCGGTGACGAAGTAACGGGCACGCGCGCGTGTGTGAAGGGCCGGATGGATCCACTGTCCGGCCCTTTCGCATGGGTACGGCAAGATCTCCGGCATGGATGTGTACGAGGATCCTTCGACTTGGGTACCTGAACCGGTCCGGCCTCGATGGCAGTTGACGTTGTGCTTCTTCGGGACCGTGCTGTTCCTGCCCGTCTTCTGCGTGTTCTGGCTTGCGGCTGCCGTCGTTCTCTCGTTCGTGGACGTGATCGCCGAGGCGATCGCCTCGACCAACACGGGCCGCACCTTCCAGCGCCTCAGCCGCCTGCCGTCCTGGTGCGTGAGCTGGCCGGAACTTCGGCACGAGGGCGACACCGAGTACTACAGGACGCGTGTCGACACGGTGGTCGCGCGCTGGACCGCCCGTGCCTCGGCCCCGCTCGAGCCCAGGAAGCCGAGATCCCCGGCCGAGTGCGCGATACCGCTGCGCGACTACCGGGGTGTGGGCGGGCGGTACGTCGCCGAGGTCGCACTCGCCCAGGGGTGGGTGCTGCGGCCGACGGACGTGCGCAAGGAAGTGCGTCTTTGGTGGTCGGCCGCATCTCATGTTGATTTGGTCAATACTGCATAGTGCAGTCATGACCGACATCAAGTACGCCTGGTCCGCGCTGGGCGGCGACCCCGCCCTGCTGTCGCGGACGTCCACCGTGGTGCGGGAGGGCGCTCTTCAGGGGCGCCTTCCCGTACGGGAGTTGGCACGCGCGTGTGTGGGGGTGTGTGCCTTGGCCGCCGCTGAGCTCGGGGCGGCGCGGGGC of the Streptomyces sp. NBC_00287 genome contains:
- a CDS encoding S8 family peptidase; the encoded protein is MTAHFSRSRRALAVPAGMAMATALALLPNVSAAAEADATSLSYVVNVQPGHGPSPRVERAITEAGGTIVTSYDQIGVIVVHSANPDFAKALRTVPGVASAGNTRNAPLPAQSTTEVGTPKVLSAAEAAAVEAADGQDPLQPLQWDLPAIKADKAHETSLGSRDVTVAVIDTGVDDTHPDLAPNFDRDASVNCVTGKPDTADGAWRPGPTESAHGTHVAGEIAAAKNGVGMTGVAPGVKVSGIKVSTTAGYFYTEAVVCGFVWAAEHGVDVTNNSYYTDPWYFNCKNDPDQRALVDAITRASRYAEKKGAVNVAAAGNENYDLAADEITDPVSPNDGTPSDRVVDPSKCLDIPTQLPGVVTVAATGAKGIKSSFSNHGLGVIDIAAPGGDSTRFQTPAPPATSGLILGTLPGGRWGYMAGTSMASPHVAGVAALIKSTHPYLPPTAVKALLYAQADATACTDPYDIDGDGKVDAVCEGSKNLNGFYGWGTADALDAVTK
- a CDS encoding solute symporter family protein, whose protein sequence is MSTAQMFLAADPASEHRTLIISLFAVFVVATLVITVWAGRQTKDANDFYAGGRQFTGFQNGLAVSGDYMSAASFLGIAGAIALFGYDGFLYSIGFLVAWLIALLLVAEPLRNSGRYTMGDVLAYRMRQRPVRTAAGTSTIVVSIFYLLAQMAGAGVLVSLLMGITSDAGKIVIVALVGVLMIMYVTIGGMKGTTWVQMVKAVLLMTGALLLTFLVLLKFDFNVSDLLGAAADQSGKGTAFLEPGLKYGATGTSKLDFISLGIALILGTAGLPHILIRFYTVPTAKAARKSVIWAIGLIGSFYLMTLALGFGAAALISQEEITASNKAGNTAAPLLALHLGGVDSNWGAILLATISAVAFATILAVVAGLTLASSSSFAHDIYANVIRKGEATEKEEVSAARWATVGIGIVSIALGALARDLNVAGLVALAFAVAASANLPTILYSLFWKRFTTQGALWSIYGGLTAAVGLVLFSPVVSGKPTSMFPDANFDWFPLENPGIISIPVGFLLGIIGTYLSKEEPDKGKYAELEVRSLTGTGAH
- a CDS encoding DUF485 domain-containing protein, with protein sequence MATDAPPPSKQQHRLPTTEEFTEVQESAEFGELRRSYRSFAFPLTVGFIVWYLLYVLLSIYAGDFMGTKLFGNINVALALGLAQFVTTFLIAWWYARHAAAKLDPKADAIKSRMEGGA
- a CDS encoding S8 family peptidase, with amino-acid sequence MAHLPSRRRLALAVPVVLSLTASLGFLPTAATAAPPAQTTAQAADAPNLAYVVNTSTDRRTIESVKKAVATAGGTVVASYDKIGVIVAHSANPDFGKQLRAVRGVQSAGATRTAPLTAAGTTDQGAAEFLTDAQAAKAASAAAPDSEPLEADQWDLRAIGADEAAKINPGSSKVTVAVIDTGVDDTHPDLAPNFSKSQSANCVGGVADTSEGAWRPYTADDYHGTHVAGEIAAARNGIGVAGVAPGVKVSGIKVSDPDNGLFYPESVVCAFVFAADHGVEITNNSYYVDPWLYNCMDDPDQRAIVDAVNRAQLYAQKKGTLHLASAGNSNHDLDSDAIVDDSSPDDSTPVERTIDPHECFDVPTQLPGIVTVSATGVQNLKSYYSSYGKGVVDVAAPGGDRLYQIPDTPSKNGRILSTMPNGQYAFLQGTSMASPHAAGVAALLKSKHPWATGAQLQAMLKAQADNPGCPESYDQNGDGTQDAVCEGGTRVNGFYGFGIVNALRAVK